In Candidatus Cloacimonadota bacterium, the DNA window ACTTCCTGGGAAGGTCGTTATCTGGCATTTTCTCCGTCACGATTCAATCCGGTTATTCTGTATGCTCTTTTGAAAGTTTATGATCCTACCAGTGTAACCGAGAAACTTTTAAATCAGATCAATCGTGCCTGGAAAGGTATTAATAAAATAAAAGATGAATCGGTTGGATTTATCGGTTCTACTTCCGGAAGTGTAATTAAGGGGATCAAAGGGACAAGTCAGAAGGCTGTTGCGACGACAAAAAAGACTTTGCAAAAAATCCCGGGCAGTATAAAAATTAATAAATATCAAACTGAAAAGGAGGAATAATTATGTTTGATCTATTGAAAAAAACAATGTTAACCGGAATTGGCATCGCTTCGATGACCAAAGACAAAATCGAGGAATTAGGTAAGAAAATCTCGGAAGAAAGCAAACTTACCGCTGAAGAAGGGAAAAGAATGATTAACGACCTGTTGAAGCAATCTGAAAAAGCAAGAGAGGATTTGGAAAATCAAGTTCAGAAACTTGTGAAAAAGACTTTGGAAAAATTAGATATTCCAACTCGCGAAGATTTCAACAGATTAGAAAAAAGGATCATAAAACTGGAAAAATTGAGAGCAGAAACAGGCAAAGAATGATACGAAAAATCGGATTGATCGGACGGACTTATCGTCATATAAATCGTTATCGGGAAATCATAACCGTGCTTTTTAAGCACGGTTTTGGTGATCTGATCACCAACTCTCAAATCGAAAAATATCTCGATTTCGGAAAGAAGTTCATTCCCAATAAAAAAATTGAGAAAACAACTTCTTTATCACGGTGGGAACGAATTAGAATGGTTCTGGAGGAATTGGGTCCGACCTTTATCAAACTTGGTCAAATCATGAGCAACCGTCCGGATATTTTACCGGAACCTCTGCTGATTGAACTTGAAAAACTTCAGGATTCAGTTCCTCCAATGCCGAATGAAGAAGCAGAAA includes these proteins:
- a CDS encoding phasin superfamily protein, with the protein product MFDLLKKTMLTGIGIASMTKDKIEELGKKISEESKLTAEEGKRMINDLLKQSEKAREDLENQVQKLVKKTLEKLDIPTREDFNRLEKRIIKLEKLRAETGKE